The genomic segment CGTTCTTCCATGCCGATTTATCCTCTTCTCTTATTTATTATGCATAATTATTTCTGAGACGCTATTGCCCCCAAAGCTTCTTTAACCTGCTCTTCAACCGATAACTCACGGCCCTCCGTTAGAATTTGAGCTAGTGCCTTTTTCGCTTCCTCTAAACTAAAACCTAAAGCTAACAAGGTTTCCACAGCTTCGGATTGGATTCCCGTCCCTTCCAACGAGATATAGGATTCTCCGCTCCCAACTTTGCCTTTAAATTTCTCCCGCAGTTCAAGGACAAGGCGTTGAGCCGTCTTTTTACCGATTCCGGGAACCTTCGTAAGCATTGTCAGGTTTTCCCCTGCAATAGCGCTTTGTGCTTGAGTCAAACCTAACGTCGAAAGAATCGACAATGCTGCTTTCGGACCAATTCCTGAAACGGTAAGCATCTGGAGAAATAT from the Desulfitobacterium metallireducens DSM 15288 genome contains:
- the ruvA gene encoding Holliday junction branch migration protein RuvA, yielding MIGMLRGKVWEIQTDKLVLDVQGTGYLLTVAYGLLSKLHSGQELVLYTHVVLREEELSLYGFSSLAEKEIFLQMLTVSGIGPKAALSILSTLGLTQAQSAIAGENLTMLTKVPGIGKKTAQRLVLELREKFKGKVGSGESYISLEGTGIQSEAVETLLALGFSLEEAKKALAQILTEGRELSVEEQVKEALGAIASQK